The following coding sequences are from one Rathayibacter sp. SW19 window:
- a CDS encoding aldehyde dehydrogenase (NADP(+)), whose protein sequence is MTSADQTTTDLETAMTDAAAAAPLLAVSSPGERAGWLRAIADRLDADSEAIVELAMRESHLTGPRLRGELVRTTFQLRLFAEAVEDGRYLEATIDHADPDWPMGARPDLRRVFRPLGPAAVFAASNFPFAFSVAGGDTAAAIAAGAPVVVKAHSAHPELSRAVAGHLHAALSESGAPRGVFALVEGREVGRTLVLDPRLTVATFTGSLGGGRALFDLAASRPEPIPFYGELGSVNPVFVTAAAAGTRPQQIADGFAASMSLGVGQFCTKPGVLLVPESSALTGLVVDAVRASAGGPMLSDAIREGFYERLAPLSDRDDVDLLAGSLDRLDQPMPTVYGTDATTLIAHADELLEEHFGPAALIVRYTSEDELRTVARVLQGQLTATVHGEEDDHVGDLLELLAAKAGRVLWNEWPTGVSVTYAQQHGGPYPATTAPHFTSVGTAAIARFLRPVAYQGTPDALLPPALQESNPWDIPRIVDGSPAAGQPA, encoded by the coding sequence GTGACATCGGCGGACCAGACCACCACCGACCTCGAGACGGCGATGACGGATGCTGCAGCGGCAGCTCCCCTGCTCGCCGTCTCGTCACCGGGGGAGCGCGCCGGGTGGCTGCGGGCGATCGCCGACCGGCTGGACGCCGACTCGGAGGCGATCGTCGAGCTCGCGATGCGCGAGAGTCACCTGACGGGCCCCCGCCTCAGAGGCGAGCTGGTGCGCACGACGTTCCAGCTCCGGCTGTTCGCCGAGGCGGTCGAGGACGGACGCTATCTTGAGGCGACGATCGACCATGCCGATCCCGATTGGCCGATGGGCGCGCGACCCGACCTTCGACGAGTGTTCCGCCCCCTGGGCCCTGCAGCGGTCTTCGCGGCGAGCAACTTCCCGTTCGCGTTCTCGGTCGCCGGCGGCGACACGGCCGCGGCGATCGCTGCGGGCGCACCGGTCGTCGTGAAGGCGCATTCGGCGCATCCCGAGCTCAGCCGCGCGGTGGCCGGGCACCTGCACGCCGCGCTCTCGGAGTCCGGGGCTCCCCGAGGTGTCTTCGCGCTGGTGGAAGGACGCGAGGTGGGCCGCACCCTAGTTCTCGACCCGCGACTGACGGTCGCGACCTTCACCGGGTCTCTCGGCGGAGGTCGTGCCCTGTTCGACCTGGCGGCCTCGCGGCCCGAACCGATCCCGTTCTACGGCGAGCTGGGCAGCGTGAATCCCGTCTTCGTGACGGCCGCTGCTGCCGGAACTCGTCCCCAGCAGATCGCCGACGGCTTCGCTGCGTCGATGAGCCTCGGCGTCGGTCAGTTCTGCACGAAGCCGGGCGTGCTGCTGGTGCCGGAGTCGTCGGCCCTGACCGGACTCGTCGTCGATGCGGTGCGCGCCAGCGCCGGCGGTCCGATGCTTTCGGATGCGATTCGCGAGGGGTTCTACGAGAGGCTGGCTCCTCTTTCGGATCGCGACGACGTCGACCTGCTGGCCGGCTCGCTCGATCGCCTCGACCAGCCGATGCCGACCGTGTACGGCACGGACGCGACGACGCTCATCGCGCACGCCGACGAACTGCTCGAGGAGCATTTCGGCCCGGCGGCGCTGATCGTGCGTTACACCTCGGAGGACGAGCTGCGCACCGTGGCACGCGTCCTGCAGGGCCAGCTGACGGCGACGGTGCACGGCGAGGAGGACGACCACGTCGGCGATCTCCTGGAACTGCTCGCCGCGAAGGCCGGGCGCGTGCTGTGGAACGAGTGGCCGACCGGAGTCTCGGTGACCTACGCGCAACAGCACGGCGGACCCTATCCCGCCACGACCGCACCGCACTTCACGTCGGTCGGCACGGCCGCGATCGCGCGGTTCCTTCGGCCCGTCGCGTACCAGGGCACCCCGGATGCCCTGCTGCCGCCCGCCTTACAGGAGTCGAACCCGTGGGACATCCCGCGGATCGTCGACGGTTCGCCGGCGGCCGGTCAGCCGGCGTAG
- a CDS encoding fumarylacetoacetate hydrolase family protein: MSGNEASQARPELGLVRAQVDGRAVWAVRRGDDYSPLGMSLSELLRLPAHEARSAVDAARGGGLTPERLLAPIDPQQEVWAAGVTYLRSRDGRIEEASDGTPYDRVYVAERPELFFKSTGARAIGPGAPIGIRADSAWNVPEPELGIVLDADGGLFGYVPGDDASSRSIEGENLLYLPQAKIYTASCGLGPEIVPAWTVKGPFEIGLEIRRDGGLEFAGAASTGQMARRLDDLADWLYQGLDFPDGVIMLTGTGVVPEADFTLLPGDEVVVDISGIGRLSNPVVEVGRHEGARQ; this comes from the coding sequence TTGAGCGGGAACGAAGCGTCACAGGCGCGGCCCGAGCTCGGGCTGGTGCGGGCGCAGGTCGATGGGCGGGCCGTGTGGGCCGTGCGACGCGGCGACGACTATTCGCCGCTCGGCATGAGCCTATCCGAGTTGCTCAGGCTACCTGCGCACGAGGCCCGATCGGCGGTCGACGCCGCGCGCGGCGGGGGGCTCACGCCGGAGCGTCTGCTCGCTCCGATCGACCCCCAGCAGGAAGTGTGGGCAGCGGGTGTCACCTACCTGCGCAGTCGCGACGGTCGCATCGAGGAGGCGAGCGATGGAACGCCGTACGACCGTGTCTACGTGGCCGAGCGTCCCGAGCTCTTCTTCAAGTCGACGGGAGCGCGGGCGATCGGGCCTGGCGCGCCGATCGGCATCCGCGCAGACTCGGCCTGGAACGTTCCCGAGCCGGAACTCGGGATCGTCCTCGATGCCGACGGCGGGTTGTTCGGCTATGTCCCCGGAGATGATGCGTCGAGTCGGTCGATCGAAGGGGAGAACCTCCTCTACCTGCCGCAGGCGAAGATTTACACCGCATCGTGCGGGCTCGGCCCCGAGATCGTCCCGGCGTGGACGGTCAAGGGTCCCTTCGAGATCGGCCTGGAGATCCGGCGCGACGGTGGGCTGGAGTTCGCGGGCGCCGCTTCGACCGGCCAGATGGCCAGGCGCCTCGACGACCTCGCGGACTGGCTCTACCAGGGACTCGACTTCCCCGACGGGGTGATCATGCTGACGGGCACCGGCGTCGTGCCCGAGGCGGATTTCACGCTGCTGCCCGGCGACGAGGTCGTGGTCGACATCTCCGGCATCGGACGTCTGTCGAACCCAGTCGTTGAAGTGGGCCGACACGAAGGAGCAAGACAGTGA
- a CDS encoding IlvD/Edd family dehydratase, with the protein MVRSQEWYGGEGRDPYIHRAWMRRGTPDHAFDGRPQIAIANTASDLTPCNMHLDEVAQHVKHGVWEAGGVPLNLPMVSLGETLVRPTAMLWRNMAAMATEEMLRANPIDAVVLLGGCDKTIPALLMGAASVDLPAVVVPGGPMLNGYFRGERMGCGTGVWKLSEEVRAGALSEAEFEATDKEMIRSKGHCNTMGTASTMGLMAEALGMTIPGVAGTPAADSRLLEAAHASGRLAVELALEDRRISQVITKESFHNAIVALAAIGGSTNAVVHLLAIAGRLGIDLTLDDFDRIGAQVPLLVNLQPAGHYLMEDLFRAGGFLAVLDQLQDLLDPAATTVTGKPLTEYLGSHQVWDRDVITLRDNPLQVDAGIVVLQGNLAPRGAIIKPAAATPELLVHTGRAVVFDSIEDAHARLDDPDLDVDADSVLVLRGCGPKGYPGMPEVANMPLPKKLLKQGIRDVVRICDGRMSGTAYGTVVLHVAPEAAAGGPLALVQDGDLISLDVPARRLELLVGEAELAGRRAAQREVDGFANADRGWQKLYIDHVQGADTGADLDFLVGSSGSVVTRESH; encoded by the coding sequence ATGGTCCGCTCACAGGAGTGGTACGGCGGCGAAGGCCGCGACCCTTATATCCACCGGGCATGGATGCGCCGGGGGACGCCCGATCACGCATTCGACGGGCGGCCGCAGATCGCGATCGCGAACACCGCGAGCGATCTAACCCCCTGCAACATGCACCTCGACGAGGTCGCGCAACACGTCAAGCACGGAGTGTGGGAGGCCGGCGGCGTCCCCCTGAACCTGCCGATGGTCTCGCTCGGCGAGACGCTCGTGCGACCGACGGCGATGCTGTGGCGCAACATGGCGGCGATGGCGACGGAGGAGATGCTTCGAGCCAATCCGATAGACGCCGTCGTGCTGCTCGGCGGATGCGACAAGACCATTCCGGCGCTGCTCATGGGCGCCGCCTCGGTCGACCTGCCCGCCGTCGTGGTTCCGGGTGGGCCGATGTTGAACGGCTACTTCCGGGGCGAGCGGATGGGCTGCGGCACCGGTGTGTGGAAGCTCTCCGAGGAAGTGCGCGCGGGAGCCCTGTCCGAAGCCGAGTTCGAGGCGACCGACAAAGAGATGATCCGCAGCAAAGGTCACTGCAACACGATGGGCACGGCTTCGACCATGGGGCTGATGGCGGAGGCGCTCGGCATGACGATCCCTGGGGTCGCCGGCACCCCGGCCGCTGACAGCAGACTGCTCGAGGCGGCTCACGCGAGCGGCAGACTCGCCGTCGAGCTCGCGCTGGAGGACCGCCGCATCTCTCAGGTGATCACCAAGGAGTCCTTCCATAATGCGATCGTCGCGCTCGCGGCGATCGGAGGCTCGACCAACGCGGTCGTGCACCTGCTGGCGATCGCCGGGCGGCTGGGCATCGACCTCACCCTCGACGACTTCGATCGCATCGGAGCGCAGGTACCGCTGCTGGTAAACCTGCAGCCAGCCGGTCACTACCTGATGGAGGACCTGTTCCGTGCGGGCGGGTTCCTCGCCGTGCTCGATCAGCTGCAGGACCTGCTCGACCCCGCGGCGACGACGGTGACCGGCAAGCCGCTCACCGAGTATCTCGGCAGCCACCAGGTATGGGACCGCGATGTGATCACCCTTCGTGACAATCCGCTCCAGGTAGACGCGGGCATCGTAGTGCTCCAGGGCAACCTGGCACCGCGGGGCGCGATCATCAAGCCGGCCGCAGCGACCCCGGAGCTCCTCGTGCACACGGGACGCGCGGTCGTGTTCGATTCCATCGAGGATGCGCACGCGCGACTCGACGACCCCGACCTCGACGTCGACGCCGACTCGGTGCTCGTCCTGCGCGGCTGTGGCCCCAAAGGATACCCGGGCATGCCGGAGGTCGCGAACATGCCTCTGCCGAAGAAGCTGCTGAAGCAGGGCATCCGTGACGTGGTCAGGATCTGCGATGGTCGCATGTCGGGAACGGCATACGGCACGGTCGTGCTGCACGTCGCCCCGGAGGCCGCCGCGGGCGGTCCTCTCGCCCTGGTACAGGACGGTGACCTTATCTCACTGGATGTCCCGGCACGGCGTCTCGAACTGCTGGTCGGCGAGGCCGAGCTGGCGGGCCGCCGGGCTGCGCAACGCGAGGTCGACGGCTTCGCGAACGCGGACCGCGGGTGGCAGAAGCTGTACATCGATCACGTGCAGGGCGCCGACACGGGCGCCGACCTCGACTTCCTGGTCGGCTCCAGCGGCTCCGTCGTCACGAGGGAGTCGCATTGA
- a CDS encoding zinc-binding dehydrogenase, which yields MRAVVLRSAGDAPRIEEVELSAPRTGELRVRIEAAGVCHSDYHYMTGDLTAPLPLVLGHEGAGIVEEVGPGAAGRIHVGDRVALLWRPRCGRCAACVAGNPVLCELGPVQARTGGLHDGTSRLSLPDGGELHHLMGVSCFADRVVVNENAAVPVPDGVPPEVAAISACAVITGVGAVFHEVSEAAGRPLLVLGAGGVGLSSVMGAALVGAHPLIVVDVDDAKLDLARELGATHTINAADEDVEARVLEITGGAGVPWAIEAIGRPQTLKQALACVAPGGTLVAVGLARADATFAVPVNLLVQRQKRIVGSLYGSSNPPLDLLRIFSLYLAGKLPIDRLIGDRLPLDRFAEAYRGLTVGAVGRGILVP from the coding sequence GTGCGGGCTGTAGTCCTCCGGTCGGCCGGGGATGCGCCCCGGATCGAAGAGGTCGAACTGTCGGCGCCCCGAACGGGCGAACTGCGGGTTCGCATCGAGGCAGCCGGGGTCTGTCACAGCGACTACCACTACATGACCGGTGACCTAACGGCACCTCTGCCGCTCGTGCTCGGGCACGAAGGCGCGGGCATCGTCGAGGAGGTTGGTCCCGGAGCGGCCGGTCGCATCCACGTGGGCGATCGGGTCGCTCTCCTGTGGCGACCACGGTGCGGCCGGTGCGCGGCCTGCGTTGCAGGCAACCCGGTGCTGTGCGAACTCGGACCCGTGCAGGCCAGGACCGGCGGCCTGCACGACGGCACCTCGCGCCTGTCGCTTCCCGACGGTGGCGAGCTCCACCACCTGATGGGTGTCTCGTGCTTCGCCGACCGCGTCGTGGTGAACGAGAACGCGGCGGTGCCGGTCCCCGACGGCGTGCCACCGGAGGTGGCGGCGATCTCGGCGTGCGCGGTGATCACGGGAGTCGGGGCGGTCTTCCACGAGGTGAGCGAAGCGGCCGGCCGACCTCTGCTCGTGCTGGGCGCCGGTGGTGTTGGTCTATCGAGCGTGATGGGCGCTGCTCTCGTGGGCGCGCATCCGCTGATCGTCGTCGACGTCGACGACGCGAAACTCGACCTCGCCCGCGAACTGGGCGCGACGCACACGATCAACGCAGCCGATGAGGATGTGGAGGCGAGGGTTCTCGAGATCACCGGTGGTGCCGGTGTCCCGTGGGCGATCGAGGCGATTGGACGACCGCAGACGCTGAAACAAGCGCTCGCCTGCGTCGCTCCGGGCGGCACGCTCGTCGCGGTCGGACTTGCTCGCGCCGACGCGACGTTCGCCGTTCCGGTCAATCTGCTCGTGCAACGGCAGAAGCGGATCGTCGGTTCGCTCTACGGGTCGAGCAACCCGCCGCTCGACCTTTTACGCATCTTTTCGCTGTATCTCGCAGGCAAGCTGCCCATCGACCGACTCATCGGCGATCGCCTGCCGCTCGACCGATTCGCGGAGGCGTATCGTGGCCTCACCGTCGGCGCGGTTGGGCGCGGAATCCTCGTGCCCTAG
- a CDS encoding glycoside hydrolase family 5 protein, whose product MVEKLPPGFVHTDGSQFLDGWSRPIRFTGVCIGGWLNMENFITGYSASETLMRMKVAGAIGADRAERFFERLLTAFYGEADAEFLGSLGMTIVRIPVNYRHFESDADPFTILPTAFDHLDRAIEASGRHGIYSVIDLHALPGSQNHHWHSDNSTHEPHLWQHPHFQDRVENIWKAIAEHYKDNTWVAGYNLMNEPADESRAVVGALYRRLYEAVRAIDAEHTIYLDGNTYSTEFDMFDAEPWPNTVYSLHDYVAAGLGRGGDYPGLTDGTYIDKEYARQKFLQRSEYARDTSTPIFVGEFAPIYTGDERTDAMRRQILEDQLELYREFDVSWTSWMYKDLGRQGLVNVAAESPYRRRFDGFVAKKNRLAADQWGSDRLGGEGVREVSEAVQELMAREFPAWTPYPWGRFDTVATLLNNLLFAQPLADDYAELFRELTDDDLDALADSFSFENCVVRESLRDQLVSGQGAQAVPAASAGQA is encoded by the coding sequence ATGGTAGAAAAGCTTCCGCCTGGGTTCGTCCACACCGACGGATCTCAGTTCCTCGACGGCTGGAGCCGTCCTATTCGCTTCACCGGGGTGTGCATCGGCGGGTGGCTCAACATGGAAAACTTCATCACGGGCTACTCGGCGAGCGAGACGCTCATGCGCATGAAGGTCGCCGGCGCGATCGGCGCCGACCGAGCCGAGCGCTTCTTCGAGCGGCTCCTGACCGCGTTCTACGGCGAGGCGGATGCCGAATTCCTCGGCTCGCTCGGCATGACGATCGTGCGCATCCCAGTCAACTACCGGCACTTTGAGTCAGATGCAGACCCATTCACAATCCTGCCGACCGCGTTCGACCACCTGGACCGTGCGATCGAGGCGTCGGGCCGGCACGGGATCTACTCGGTCATCGACCTCCACGCACTGCCCGGCAGCCAGAACCATCACTGGCACTCCGACAACTCGACGCACGAGCCTCACCTCTGGCAGCACCCGCACTTTCAGGACCGCGTCGAGAATATCTGGAAGGCGATCGCCGAGCACTACAAGGACAACACCTGGGTCGCCGGCTACAATCTGATGAACGAGCCGGCCGATGAGTCGCGCGCGGTTGTTGGCGCGCTCTACCGTCGGCTCTACGAGGCAGTGCGCGCGATCGACGCCGAGCACACCATCTACCTCGACGGCAACACTTATTCGACCGAGTTCGACATGTTCGACGCCGAGCCGTGGCCGAACACAGTCTACTCACTGCACGACTACGTCGCAGCCGGTCTCGGCCGCGGGGGAGACTACCCCGGCCTCACCGACGGCACGTACATCGACAAGGAGTACGCCCGGCAGAAGTTCCTTCAGCGCTCCGAGTACGCACGTGACACGAGCACGCCCATCTTCGTCGGCGAGTTCGCGCCGATCTACACGGGCGACGAACGCACGGATGCGATGCGTCGGCAGATCCTGGAAGACCAGCTCGAGCTCTACCGCGAATTTGACGTCAGCTGGACGAGCTGGATGTACAAGGACCTCGGCCGTCAGGGCCTCGTCAACGTCGCGGCGGAATCCCCCTACCGTCGCCGGTTCGACGGCTTCGTCGCGAAGAAGAACCGGCTCGCAGCCGACCAGTGGGGCAGCGACCGCCTGGGCGGCGAGGGCGTGCGCGAGGTTAGCGAGGCCGTGCAGGAGTTGATGGCCCGTGAGTTCCCCGCGTGGACCCCGTACCCGTGGGGACGTTTCGACACGGTCGCAACCCTGCTGAACAACCTGCTCTTCGCCCAGCCGCTCGCCGACGACTACGCCGAACTGTTCCGGGAACTGACCGACGACGATCTCGACGCCCTCGCCGACTCGTTCTCGTTCGAGAACTGCGTGGTGCGTGAGAGCCTGCGCGACCAGCTCGTCTCCGGCCAGGGCGCACAGGCGGTGCCTGCGGCGTCGGCCGGGCAGGCGTAG
- a CDS encoding PadR family transcriptional regulator — protein MAKQTTEMRKRTLEGIVLASLATELAQGNEITPRLRDEGLADIVEGTGYALLVRVEQRGLIDATRAPPRGVRRRRAYWLNASAATASTSYGNPEASWPGGSNACTTTSNTRKDNECIHGRKVDGPPHRVARPEEAVQSRQGANRGTTRTVRHLREDDAPVLHSPVLQSRFGRV, from the coding sequence ATGGCCAAACAGACGACCGAGATGCGCAAGCGCACCCTCGAAGGCATCGTGCTCGCAAGCCTCGCCACAGAGCTGGCACAAGGCAACGAGATCACGCCGCGGTTACGAGACGAGGGTCTCGCCGATATCGTCGAAGGAACCGGGTACGCGCTGCTGGTCCGAGTTGAGCAGCGCGGCCTCATCGACGCGACGAGGGCCCCTCCGCGAGGGGTCCGCCGCCGCAGGGCCTACTGGCTGAACGCATCGGCAGCGACTGCCTCGACGAGTTACGGAAATCCTGAAGCTTCCTGGCCGGGCGGATCGAACGCCTGCACCACCACTTCGAACACGCGCAAGGACAACGAGTGTATCCATGGCCGCAAAGTGGATGGACCCCCTCACCGGGTCGCTCGACCAGAAGAAGCAGTACAATCAAGGCAAGGTGCGAATCGAGGCACTACCCGAACCGTGCGCCACCTCCGCGAAGACGATGCGCCGGTTCTTCACTCACCAGTACTACAGTCGCGTTTTGGGCGTGTGTAG
- a CDS encoding PPK2 family polyphosphate kinase translates to MAKTATRQHGNWTMDAADALRAGPGFSLAEQDTNAQPGFDGDKSDGARALAAASIRLAELQERLFASSTAGDTRSVLLVLQAMDSAGKGGIVGHVVGVVNPMGVHYTAFKKPTAEELAHDFLWRVRKHVPGAGMLGVFDRSHYEDVLIGRVRNLAAPEEIERRYGAINAFEQELTANGTVVLKVMLHLGKAEQKQRLGERLARPDKYWKYNPGDVDERMLWDDYQAAYQIAIDRTSTPTAPWHVVPADKKWYARLVVQQLLIDALARMNLTWPAADFDVEVEKARLAAS, encoded by the coding sequence ATGGCGAAAACTGCAACGCGGCAGCACGGCAACTGGACCATGGATGCAGCGGATGCGTTGCGAGCCGGCCCCGGCTTCTCGCTCGCCGAACAAGACACGAACGCGCAACCCGGTTTCGACGGTGACAAGAGCGACGGTGCGCGCGCGCTGGCGGCGGCATCCATTCGGCTTGCCGAATTGCAGGAGCGCCTGTTCGCGTCGAGCACCGCCGGCGACACGCGATCTGTGTTGCTGGTCTTGCAGGCGATGGATTCCGCGGGCAAGGGCGGCATCGTCGGGCACGTGGTCGGCGTCGTCAACCCGATGGGCGTGCACTACACGGCCTTCAAGAAGCCGACGGCCGAGGAGCTCGCCCATGACTTCCTCTGGCGGGTTCGCAAGCACGTGCCCGGCGCCGGCATGCTCGGCGTGTTCGATCGGTCGCACTACGAAGACGTGCTCATCGGCCGGGTGCGCAACCTGGCCGCACCCGAGGAGATCGAGCGCCGCTACGGTGCGATCAACGCGTTCGAGCAGGAGCTGACCGCCAACGGCACCGTCGTGCTCAAGGTGATGCTGCACTTGGGCAAGGCCGAGCAGAAGCAGCGGCTGGGCGAACGACTAGCCCGACCTGACAAATATTGGAAGTACAACCCGGGCGATGTCGACGAGCGGATGCTGTGGGACGACTACCAGGCCGCCTACCAGATTGCGATCGATCGCACCTCGACGCCGACCGCACCCTGGCATGTGGTGCCGGCCGACAAGAAGTGGTACGCCCGCCTGGTCGTGCAGCAACTGCTGATCGATGCGCTCGCGCGCATGAACCTGACCTGGCCTGCTGCCGACTTCGACGTCGAGGTAGAGAAGGCGCGTCTCGCGGCGTCGTAG
- the menD gene encoding 2-succinyl-5-enolpyruvyl-6-hydroxy-3-cyclohexene-1-carboxylic-acid synthase, which produces MPEGPATQGVSETQDVGETHRVSATLGVSAASDYSIALLSALVRLGVRHIVLSPGSRSQALALVAAELERVDAVRLHVRIDERVGGFLALGLAVESGLPAVVVTTSGTATANLHPAVLEAHHSGVPMIVLTADRPAELRGIRANQTTRQAGLYGGALRLACDVPAPTGEAGETDAAATLAGRAWSAALGVGAAASGPVHLNIAFREPLSAPVPDLSPLLAGRVARNECIETSPAETSLARTPPALAGRVARNERIETPPAETSPAQTPLARTASARETVTLAAGPHTVVIAGHGAGPEAEALAHAGGWPLLAEITSGSRFGPNLVVAYRELLNEPEFGGRVERAIVFGHPTLSREIPALLTRGDVESIVVAPHGDEFYNPGRRARAVAAVTLDEGIDPSVRAAREWVGRWVVASRRLGEAALVGDATHAAPDVEAGRSSSPADRISYARSEMAAVQAPVTRRMLTEALWRFTWPHDRLVFGASRLIREADRSVPGKNIRVHANRGLAGIDGTIATAVGIALAHEADDSAGVTRVLLGDLALLHDVGALAFGVGESRPRIQVIVGNDGGGTIFDALEVAWSAPAEAMERVLLTPQQVDIEALAKAYGWAYARASTHGKLDQALSAPIEGPSILEVPLPR; this is translated from the coding sequence ATGCCTGAGGGTCCTGCGACGCAGGGCGTCAGTGAGACCCAGGATGTCGGTGAGACGCACCGTGTAAGCGCGACGCTCGGCGTCAGCGCGGCCAGCGATTACTCGATCGCGCTCCTGAGTGCTCTGGTGCGGCTCGGTGTTCGGCACATCGTGCTGAGCCCGGGATCGCGCTCGCAGGCGCTTGCCCTCGTCGCCGCTGAGTTGGAGCGGGTCGATGCGGTGCGCTTGCACGTGCGCATCGACGAACGTGTCGGCGGTTTTCTGGCGCTAGGGCTGGCAGTGGAATCCGGGCTGCCCGCCGTTGTTGTCACAACCAGCGGCACGGCGACGGCGAACTTGCATCCCGCTGTGCTCGAAGCCCATCACTCCGGCGTGCCGATGATCGTGCTGACGGCCGACCGGCCAGCCGAGCTACGCGGCATCCGAGCGAACCAGACGACCAGGCAGGCCGGGTTGTACGGGGGTGCCCTGCGGCTTGCGTGTGACGTGCCTGCGCCGACCGGTGAAGCCGGCGAAACGGATGCTGCGGCCACACTCGCCGGGCGTGCCTGGTCGGCTGCGCTGGGCGTGGGAGCTGCCGCGTCCGGCCCTGTGCACCTCAACATCGCGTTCCGTGAGCCCCTGTCCGCGCCCGTGCCCGACCTGTCGCCCCTCCTCGCTGGTCGAGTAGCGAGGAACGAGTGTATCGAGACCTCGCCCGCCGAGACCTCGCTCGCCCGGACCCCGCCCGCACTTGCTGGTCGAGTAGCGAGGAACGAGCGTATCGAGACCCCGCCGGCCGAGACCTCGCCCGCACAGACCCCGCTCGCCCGGACCGCATCCGCGCGCGAGACCGTCACACTCGCCGCAGGCCCCCACACCGTCGTCATCGCGGGCCACGGTGCCGGCCCGGAAGCAGAAGCCCTCGCCCATGCCGGCGGTTGGCCGCTGCTTGCGGAGATCACGAGCGGCTCCCGCTTCGGCCCGAATCTCGTGGTCGCATACCGTGAACTGCTGAACGAGCCCGAATTCGGCGGGCGGGTCGAGCGCGCGATCGTGTTCGGGCATCCGACGCTCAGCCGCGAGATACCAGCGCTGCTCACGCGCGGTGACGTCGAGTCCATTGTGGTGGCGCCGCACGGCGACGAGTTCTACAACCCGGGCCGCCGGGCACGTGCCGTCGCCGCGGTCACGCTCGACGAGGGCATCGACCCATCTGTACGTGCGGCGCGGGAATGGGTCGGCCGGTGGGTCGTCGCAAGCAGAAGGCTCGGCGAGGCCGCACTTGTCGGCGATGCTACCCACGCTGCCCCGGATGTCGAAGCGGGCCGTTCGAGCAGCCCTGCTGATCGCATCAGCTATGCCCGGAGCGAAATGGCCGCTGTGCAGGCGCCGGTCACGCGGCGGATGCTCACAGAGGCGCTGTGGCGCTTCACCTGGCCGCATGACCGGCTCGTCTTCGGTGCGTCCCGTTTGATTCGGGAGGCGGATCGCAGTGTGCCGGGCAAGAACATCCGGGTTCATGCGAACCGGGGGTTGGCCGGCATTGACGGCACCATCGCCACCGCCGTCGGCATCGCTCTCGCGCACGAAGCGGACGACTCGGCCGGCGTCACGCGTGTGCTGCTGGGGGACCTCGCCCTACTGCACGACGTCGGGGCACTCGCGTTCGGCGTCGGTGAGTCACGCCCGCGCATCCAGGTGATCGTCGGCAACGACGGTGGCGGCACGATCTTCGATGCCCTCGAGGTCGCCTGGAGTGCACCGGCGGAGGCGATGGAGCGCGTGCTGCTCACTCCCCAGCAAGTCGACATCGAGGCGCTGGCGAAGGCGTACGGATGGGCCTACGCGCGGGCGAGCACGCACGGCAAGCTCGACCAGGCGTTGTCCGCACCGATCGAGGGGCCGAGCATCCTGGAAGTTCCGCTGCCGCGCTGA
- a CDS encoding PLD nuclease N-terminal domain-containing protein, producing the protein MVRLAVPLAVAVALVYIYTIVDCALFDRARTRGLPKWAWIFVVILFPLIGSALWFLIGRGRRNAATNMRSVAPDDDPEFLRGLGKASVKNPKRSREQEERIRQMEKDLAELDETNKKNGESDQPGRRDA; encoded by the coding sequence ATGGTCCGACTGGCAGTGCCGCTTGCCGTAGCGGTCGCACTCGTGTACATCTACACGATTGTGGACTGTGCGCTCTTCGACCGGGCGCGCACCCGCGGATTGCCCAAATGGGCGTGGATCTTCGTGGTCATCTTGTTCCCACTGATCGGCAGTGCGCTGTGGTTCCTGATCGGTCGCGGCCGGCGCAATGCCGCAACGAACATGCGTTCCGTTGCACCCGATGACGATCCGGAATTCCTGAGAGGGCTGGGCAAGGCATCGGTGAAGAATCCGAAGCGGTCTCGCGAGCAAGAGGAACGCATCCGCCAGATGGAGAAGGATCTCGCCGAACTCGACGAGACCAATAAGAAGAACGGCGAGTCCGACCAGCCCGGCCGACGGGATGCCTGA
- a CDS encoding DUF4229 domain-containing protein — protein MNAIPHWVTYTALRLLLIIVPLVILMVLGLPWWLSAIIAAVVGLCLSYLLLAGPRHGLARDLDAARKSAKPKASARKRIREDDDVEDHLIDDAVAAEESASASTSERESGAERNSVDKTDDPGQLQH, from the coding sequence GTGAATGCCATTCCGCACTGGGTTACCTACACGGCACTGCGTCTGCTCTTGATCATCGTGCCGCTGGTCATTCTGATGGTGCTCGGGTTGCCGTGGTGGCTGTCCGCAATCATCGCCGCGGTCGTCGGACTGTGCCTGTCCTACTTGTTGCTGGCGGGGCCGCGGCACGGCCTTGCGCGTGATCTGGATGCTGCGCGCAAGAGCGCAAAGCCGAAAGCGTCGGCGAGGAAGCGCATCCGTGAAGACGATGATGTCGAGGATCACCTCATCGACGACGCTGTCGCGGCGGAAGAGTCGGCGTCGGCATCCACGTCAGAACGCGAAAGCGGCGCCGAGCGCAATTCCGTAGACAAGACCGACGATCCCGGTCAGCTGCAGCACTAG